The following are encoded in a window of Candidatus Polarisedimenticolia bacterium genomic DNA:
- a CDS encoding YbhB/YbcL family Raf kinase inhibitor-like protein — MNLSSPSFKPNANIPSVHTCDGEDVSPALDWTDPPAATKSFALISDDPDAPSGSWVHWVIWNIPAEVRGLPENLPKKGALSDGTRQGANDFGRIGYGGPCPPSGTHRYTFRLYALDVALELPEGARKAHLERAMKAHVLSEAELMGKYHRS; from the coding sequence ATGAACCTCAGCAGCCCGTCATTCAAGCCGAATGCGAACATCCCCTCCGTCCACACTTGTGACGGGGAAGACGTGTCGCCCGCGCTCGACTGGACCGATCCCCCGGCGGCGACGAAGAGCTTCGCGCTGATCTCGGACGACCCCGATGCGCCGTCCGGAAGCTGGGTCCACTGGGTGATCTGGAACATCCCGGCGGAGGTCCGCGGGCTGCCGGAAAACCTGCCGAAAAAGGGGGCATTGTCCGACGGAACGCGCCAGGGCGCGAACGATTTCGGGAGGATCGGCTACGGCGGTCCCTGCCCTCCGTCCGGGACGCACCGCTACACCTTCCGCCTCTACGCTCTCGACGTGGCTTTGGAGCTTCCGGAAGGCGCCCGGAAGGCGCATCTCGAACGGGCGATGAAGGCGCATGTCCTTTCCGAAGCCGAGCTGATGGGGAAGTACCACCGGAGCTGA
- a CDS encoding methyltransferase domain-containing protein: MAAPAGDPFESWFSAVEARHLERLTFPEVRRGLQALSSLYVQRRGRLTAGAALDGAGKRAAFALFYAPLHFLLVRQIVRSLGAGGRPGTILDLGSGTGAAGAAWALECDPHPRLLAIDRNPWAVSEARWNLRRLGLEGEARRADLNLLHFRGRDEAILAAFTLNEIQPEEREALRPKMLAAARQGSDLLIIEPIARDVTPWWEDWSAAVREQGGRNDEWRFRLPLPERLRLLDRAAKMDHSELTGRSLWMRGRVKA, translated from the coding sequence GTGGCGGCCCCGGCAGGGGATCCCTTCGAGTCATGGTTCTCGGCGGTCGAGGCGCGCCATCTGGAGCGCCTCACGTTCCCCGAGGTCCGGCGCGGGCTGCAGGCTCTGTCTTCTCTCTACGTGCAGCGCCGAGGCCGGCTCACGGCGGGCGCGGCGCTCGACGGCGCGGGAAAGCGAGCGGCGTTCGCCCTCTTCTACGCCCCCCTCCATTTTCTTCTCGTCCGGCAGATCGTGAGATCCCTCGGCGCGGGGGGACGCCCCGGCACGATTCTCGATCTCGGATCGGGCACCGGAGCGGCCGGGGCCGCATGGGCCCTGGAATGCGACCCGCATCCGCGTCTCCTGGCCATCGATCGAAACCCCTGGGCGGTGAGCGAGGCGCGCTGGAACCTCCGGCGCCTGGGCCTGGAGGGAGAGGCGCGCCGGGCCGACTTGAACCTCCTCCATTTCCGCGGGCGGGACGAGGCGATTCTCGCGGCGTTCACCTTGAACGAGATCCAGCCGGAGGAGCGCGAAGCGCTGCGGCCGAAGATGCTCGCGGCGGCGCGGCAGGGAAGCGACCTGCTGATCATCGAGCCGATCGCGCGCGACGTGACGCCATGGTGGGAGGACTGGTCGGCAGCCGTCCGGGAGCAGGGAGGAAGAAACGACGAATGGCGTTTCAGGCTTCCTCTCCCGGAACGTCTCCGGCTGCTGGATCGCGCCGCCAAGATGGATCATTCGGAGCTTACGGGACGAAGCCTCTGGATGCGGGGTCGAGTGAAAGCATAG
- a CDS encoding P-loop NTPase, whose amino-acid sequence MSAVEIQSGMSQVKNAIAIASGKGGVGKSTVAANLALALSRGGSCVGLMDADIYGPSIPTLLGSNQPPRPGEAEGTLLPTEKFGIKFISMGLFTGRDTPVIWRGPMATKMIQQFLAQVSWGALDYLLIDLPPGTGDVQLTLTQSAPLVGAVIVTTPQEVAVGVTLRGLRMFEQVQVPILGIVENMSTFICPHCSQETQIFRHGGGKRAAEELGVPFLGEVPLDPALPPSGDAGVPVVGAEGPAPEAPSARAFVEIARKVSDEVRRVNEMTRSVSHRPEEVKTENGMVEIRWSDGHLSRYPFRALRQACPCALCVDEWTGQRRMDPERILKSVRPMEIRRVGRYALQFVWSDMHSSGIYTYDLLRSLDPAAPRDVASTGSRPSALSPSTRPEKTP is encoded by the coding sequence ATGAGCGCCGTGGAAATCCAAAGCGGAATGAGCCAAGTGAAGAACGCCATCGCCATCGCGAGCGGCAAGGGGGGAGTCGGAAAATCCACCGTCGCCGCCAACCTCGCGCTGGCGCTCTCCCGCGGCGGCTCTTGCGTCGGATTGATGGACGCCGACATCTATGGACCCTCGATCCCGACCCTCCTCGGGTCGAATCAGCCGCCCAGGCCGGGGGAGGCGGAGGGGACCCTCCTGCCGACCGAAAAATTCGGTATCAAGTTCATCTCGATGGGGCTGTTCACCGGCCGCGACACGCCGGTGATCTGGCGGGGGCCGATGGCCACCAAGATGATCCAGCAGTTCCTGGCGCAGGTCTCCTGGGGAGCGCTCGACTACCTCCTCATCGACCTGCCGCCCGGAACGGGTGACGTCCAGCTGACTTTGACGCAATCCGCTCCGCTGGTGGGGGCGGTGATCGTGACGACTCCTCAAGAAGTCGCCGTGGGCGTCACGCTCCGGGGACTGAGGATGTTCGAACAGGTGCAGGTCCCGATTCTCGGTATCGTCGAGAACATGAGCACCTTCATTTGTCCCCACTGCTCGCAGGAAACGCAGATCTTCCGGCATGGAGGCGGCAAGCGCGCCGCGGAAGAGCTGGGGGTGCCGTTTCTGGGAGAAGTGCCGCTGGATCCCGCCCTTCCCCCTTCAGGGGATGCCGGGGTCCCCGTCGTCGGGGCGGAGGGCCCCGCTCCGGAAGCTCCCTCCGCGCGGGCCTTCGTGGAGATCGCCCGGAAGGTCTCCGACGAAGTCCGGCGGGTCAACGAAATGACTCGTTCCGTCAGCCACCGGCCGGAAGAGGTGAAGACGGAGAATGGGATGGTCGAAATTCGATGGAGCGACGGGCACCTGAGCCGCTATCCTTTCCGGGCCTTGCGCCAGGCATGTCCTTGCGCTCTGTGCGTGGATGAATGGACCGGTCAGCGGCGCATGGATCCCGAGCGCATCCTCAAGAGCGTGCGCCCCATGGAGATCCGGCGCGTCGGACGATACGCGCTGCAATTCGTCTGGTCGGACATGCACAGCAGCGGGATTTACACTTACGACCTGCTCCGATCCCTCGATCCAGCCGCTCCGCGGGACGTTGCGTCCACCGGGTCTCGCCCTTCGGCTCTTTCCCCCTCGACCCGGCCGGAAAAGACCCCGTAG
- a CDS encoding SUF system Fe-S cluster assembly regulator, producing the protein MTRLTDYGIMLLAHFARDPEHKLHNARDIACAAHLPLPTVNKILKALTRKGLLLSHRGVKGGYSLARAPEKITVADIITATEGPVALTVCTAALPGSCAQEESCPVHNSWQKINNAIRTALESVSLSEMARPISFRSRKSGKPIEIERRAGNP; encoded by the coding sequence ATGACCCGCTTGACCGACTACGGAATAATGCTTCTCGCCCATTTCGCCCGGGATCCGGAGCATAAGCTGCACAACGCGCGCGACATCGCCTGCGCCGCGCACCTTCCCCTGCCCACCGTGAACAAGATTCTCAAAGCCCTCACCCGCAAGGGGTTGTTGCTTTCGCATCGAGGCGTCAAGGGCGGTTACAGCCTGGCGCGCGCCCCCGAAAAAATAACCGTGGCGGACATCATCACGGCGACCGAAGGGCCCGTGGCCCTAACCGTTTGCACCGCGGCTCTTCCCGGGTCCTGCGCCCAGGAGGAGTCCTGTCCCGTTCACAACAGCTGGCAGAAGATCAACAACGCCATCCGGACCGCTCTCGAGAGCGTTTCCCTCTCCGAGATGGCCCGGCCGATCTCTTTTCGCTCTCGAAAATCGGGCAAGCCGATCGAAATCGAGCGGAGAGCGGGAAATCCCTGA
- the sufB gene encoding Fe-S cluster assembly protein SufB, with protein MKTTTKTIQDLAEQEYKYGFVTDIESETIPKGLSEEIIRMISSMKGEPEFMLEWRLKAFRHWLTMKEPHWPNVKYGPIDYQDISYYSAPKQKTGPKSLEEVDPELLKTYAKLGIPLEEQKLLSGVAVDAVFDSVSVATTFKAKLNEMGIIFCSFSEAVLNHPNLVRKYLGSVVPYSDNFFATLNSAVFSDGSFAYIPKGVRCPMELSTYFRINAANTGQFERTLIVADEGATVSYLEGCTAPIRDTNQLHAAVVELVALDNATIKYSTVQNWYPGDKEGKGGIYNFVTKRGKCLGANSKISWTQVETGSAITWKYPSCILQGDNSVGEFYSVAVTNNYQQADTGTKMIHIGKNTRSTIVTKGISAGHGQNTYRGLVKILKGAANARNYSQCDSLLLGDKCGAHTFPYIEVKNSTSRLEHEASTSKIGEDQIFYCKQRGISTEDAVNMIVNGFCKEVFRELPMEFAVEAQKLLGVSLEGSVG; from the coding sequence ATGAAGACCACGACCAAGACAATCCAGGACCTGGCCGAGCAGGAATACAAGTACGGGTTCGTCACCGACATCGAATCGGAGACGATTCCCAAAGGCCTGAGCGAGGAGATCATCCGCATGATCTCGTCGATGAAGGGGGAGCCGGAGTTCATGCTGGAGTGGCGCCTCAAGGCCTTCCGTCACTGGCTGACGATGAAAGAGCCCCACTGGCCGAACGTTAAATACGGTCCCATCGACTACCAGGACATCAGCTATTACTCCGCGCCCAAGCAGAAGACCGGCCCGAAGAGCCTGGAGGAGGTCGATCCGGAGCTGCTGAAGACCTATGCCAAGCTGGGGATTCCGCTGGAGGAGCAGAAGCTCCTCAGCGGCGTCGCCGTCGACGCGGTGTTCGACAGCGTCTCGGTCGCCACGACCTTCAAGGCGAAGCTGAACGAGATGGGGATCATCTTTTGCTCCTTCTCCGAGGCGGTGCTGAACCATCCCAATCTCGTGAGAAAGTACCTCGGCTCGGTCGTGCCCTATTCCGACAACTTCTTCGCCACCCTGAACTCGGCGGTTTTCAGCGACGGCTCCTTCGCCTACATCCCGAAAGGAGTGCGCTGCCCGATGGAGCTTTCCACTTATTTCCGGATCAACGCCGCCAACACGGGACAGTTCGAGCGGACCCTCATCGTCGCCGATGAAGGCGCGACCGTGAGCTACCTCGAAGGCTGCACCGCCCCCATCCGCGACACGAACCAGCTGCACGCCGCGGTCGTGGAGCTGGTGGCGCTGGACAACGCCACAATCAAGTACTCGACGGTGCAGAACTGGTACCCCGGCGACAAGGAGGGGAAGGGAGGCATCTACAACTTCGTGACCAAGCGCGGCAAGTGCCTCGGCGCGAACTCGAAGATTTCCTGGACCCAGGTAGAGACAGGCTCGGCGATCACCTGGAAATACCCGAGCTGCATCCTGCAGGGCGACAACTCGGTCGGGGAGTTCTACTCGGTGGCGGTGACCAACAACTACCAGCAGGCCGACACCGGAACGAAGATGATCCACATCGGAAAGAACACGCGCAGCACCATCGTCACCAAGGGGATCTCGGCCGGGCACGGGCAGAACACCTACCGCGGTCTGGTGAAAATACTGAAAGGGGCGGCGAACGCCCGCAATTACTCCCAGTGCGATTCGCTCCTGCTGGGGGACAAGTGCGGGGCGCACACCTTCCCGTACATCGAAGTGAAGAACAGCACCTCGCGCCTGGAGCACGAGGCCTCCACCTCCAAGATCGGCGAGGACCAGATTTTCTATTGCAAGCAGCGCGGGATTTCGACCGAAGACGCGGTCAACATGATCGTGAACGGCTTCTGCAAGGAAGTGTTCCGGGAGCTGCCGATGGAGTTCGCCGTCGAGGCGCAGAAGCTCCTCGGAGTCAGCCTCGAAGGAAGCGTGGGCTAG
- the sufC gene encoding Fe-S cluster assembly ATPase SufC, with translation MLLEIKNLRATAGGREILKGINLKVKSGEVHAIMGPNGSGKSTLAQVLAGRETYEVTGGEVTYDGQNLLEMSPEDRARAGIFLAFQYPVEIPGVSTTYLLRTGLNASRKHRGLEELDAMDFLVRVKEKMKLVEMDESLLNRSVNEGFSGGEKKRNEIFQMAVLEPRLSVLDETDSGLDIDALKVVAHGVNTLRAPERAIIVVTHYQRLLNYIVPDRVHVLSEGRIVKSGGKELALELEDKGYSWIEEKAANA, from the coding sequence ATGCTGCTCGAGATCAAGAACCTCAGGGCGACGGCCGGCGGGCGTGAGATCCTCAAGGGAATCAACCTCAAGGTGAAGTCCGGGGAAGTGCACGCCATCATGGGTCCGAACGGGTCCGGCAAGAGCACGCTCGCGCAGGTTCTCGCCGGACGCGAGACCTACGAAGTCACCGGCGGGGAAGTCACCTACGACGGCCAGAACCTCCTGGAGATGTCGCCCGAGGACCGCGCGCGGGCGGGGATCTTCCTGGCCTTCCAGTATCCGGTCGAGATTCCGGGCGTGAGCACCACCTACCTCCTGCGGACCGGACTCAACGCCTCGCGCAAGCACCGCGGACTGGAGGAGCTCGACGCCATGGACTTCCTGGTTCGCGTGAAGGAGAAGATGAAGCTGGTGGAGATGGACGAGAGCCTGCTGAACCGGTCGGTCAACGAAGGCTTTTCGGGCGGTGAGAAGAAGCGCAACGAGATCTTCCAGATGGCCGTCCTGGAGCCGCGGCTGTCCGTCCTCGACGAGACCGACTCTGGCCTCGACATCGATGCCTTAAAAGTCGTGGCCCACGGCGTCAACACCCTCCGCGCGCCGGAGCGGGCCATCATCGTCGTCACCCACTACCAGCGCCTCCTGAACTACATCGTCCCCGATCGGGTCCACGTCCTCTCCGAAGGCCGGATCGTGAAATCGGGCGGCAAAGAGCTGGCGCTGGAGCTGGAAGACAAGGGATATTCCTGGATCGAGGAGAAGGCCGCCAACGCCTGA
- the sufD gene encoding Fe-S cluster assembly protein SufD: MTKPISATDHYASEFERFEKTGPRHEPTFLPALRRRALDRFLDLKFPTTRDEEWKYTSLAPISSTPFKSAERNGKGVMSQKQKLNVAMFGEAECTHLVFVNGRYVPELSLLRSDADGVRVGSLAESLEREGARVEAYLGRHASFDSQALVALNTAFLRDGAFVHVPRRKVLREPIHLLFVTAPNGQGPIVSHPRSLIVVEEGSQAAIVENYFSLGGGGYFTNAVTEVVAGPGCVVDHCRLQRESEEAYHISTLQAHLERSARFTSHSITFGGALVRNDLNGVLDGEGAECVLNGLYLATGRQHIDNHTFIDHAKPHCSSREFYKGVLGGSSHGVFNGKIMVRPDAQKTDAKQTNKNLLLSEEALVDTKPQLEIYADDVKCTHGATIGQLDDDALFYLRSRGIGEEKARGVLVHAFASDVVERIPVEPVRMGLECELMTRLPVGIENWGNA; encoded by the coding sequence ATGACGAAACCGATCTCCGCGACCGATCATTACGCTTCAGAGTTCGAGCGGTTCGAGAAGACCGGCCCCCGGCACGAGCCCACTTTCCTGCCGGCCCTCCGCCGGCGCGCCTTGGATCGCTTCCTCGATCTGAAGTTCCCCACGACCCGGGACGAGGAATGGAAGTACACCAGCCTCGCTCCGATCTCCTCCACCCCGTTCAAGTCCGCCGAGCGGAACGGGAAGGGGGTGATGAGCCAGAAGCAGAAGCTCAACGTCGCCATGTTCGGGGAAGCCGAGTGTACGCACCTCGTGTTCGTGAACGGCCGCTACGTCCCGGAGCTGTCGCTGCTGCGGTCCGACGCCGACGGCGTCCGGGTAGGGAGCCTCGCGGAGTCGCTCGAGCGGGAAGGTGCGCGGGTGGAGGCCTATTTGGGCCGCCACGCATCGTTCGACTCCCAGGCGTTGGTCGCGCTGAACACCGCGTTCCTCCGCGACGGGGCGTTCGTCCACGTCCCGAGGCGCAAGGTGCTGCGCGAGCCGATCCATCTCCTCTTCGTCACCGCGCCCAACGGCCAAGGGCCGATCGTGTCGCATCCCCGGAGCCTGATCGTCGTGGAGGAGGGGAGCCAGGCCGCGATCGTGGAGAACTACTTCTCGCTCGGCGGCGGCGGGTATTTCACCAACGCCGTGACCGAGGTGGTGGCGGGTCCGGGCTGCGTCGTGGATCACTGCCGGCTCCAGAGGGAGAGCGAGGAGGCCTACCACATCTCGACCCTCCAGGCGCATCTGGAGCGCAGCGCCCGGTTCACGTCCCACTCCATCACCTTTGGAGGGGCCCTGGTCCGCAACGACCTCAACGGCGTCTTGGACGGCGAAGGCGCGGAGTGCGTCCTGAACGGCCTCTATCTCGCGACGGGCCGCCAGCACATCGACAACCACACCTTCATCGATCACGCCAAGCCCCATTGCAGCAGCCGCGAATTCTACAAGGGAGTCCTGGGCGGCTCCTCCCACGGCGTCTTCAACGGCAAGATCATGGTGCGGCCCGACGCCCAGAAGACCGACGCCAAGCAGACGAACAAGAACCTCCTCCTTTCCGAGGAGGCGCTGGTGGACACCAAGCCCCAGCTCGAAATCTACGCGGATGACGTCAAGTGCACCCACGGGGCGACGATCGGGCAGCTCGACGACGACGCCCTCTTCTACCTGCGCTCGCGCGGGATCGGCGAGGAGAAGGCGCGCGGCGTCCTGGTGCATGCCTTCGCGAGCGACGTCGTGGAGAGGATTCCCGTCGAGCCCGTGCGGATGGGACTGGAATGCGAGCTGATGACCCGCCTGCCGGTGGGGATCGAGAATTGGGGGAACGCATGA
- a CDS encoding cysteine desulfurase codes for MRAAEGTLDPERRTTTARFDVERVRRDFPILDQRVHNRPLVYLDNAATSQKPLAVIDAVSGYYLRDNANIHRGVHELSQRATRGYEEVRAKIRRFINAGSDREIVYVGGTTGAINLVAQSYGRSRVGRGDEIILTTMEHHSNIVPWQILAEEKGAHLRIAPVDDRGELILEDLEKLLGERTRIVSMVHLSNSLGTVNPVREVIRMAHARGIPVLLDGAQAAAHLRIDVQELDCDFYALSSHKMYGPTGIGILYGKEKLLEAMPPYQSGGDMISSVSFEKTHYNRLPFKFEAGTPNIAGVIGLGAAIDYLEEIGIEAAAAHENELLAYATEAVSQIPRVRIVGTAPEKAGILSFVIEGVHPHDIGTILDEQGVAIRAGHHCTQPLMERYGIPATARASFAMYNTRQDVDALLAGIRKVLEVFG; via the coding sequence ATGAGAGCCGCCGAAGGGACCTTGGACCCGGAGCGCCGTACGACGACGGCGCGCTTCGACGTGGAGCGCGTCCGGCGGGACTTTCCCATCCTCGACCAGAGGGTCCACAACCGCCCGCTCGTCTACCTGGACAACGCCGCCACCAGCCAGAAGCCGCTTGCCGTCATCGACGCCGTGAGCGGCTATTACCTGCGCGACAACGCCAACATCCACCGGGGCGTCCACGAGCTGAGCCAGCGGGCCACCCGCGGCTACGAGGAGGTCCGCGCCAAGATCCGGCGGTTCATCAACGCCGGCAGCGACCGGGAGATCGTCTACGTCGGCGGCACCACCGGCGCGATCAACCTCGTGGCCCAGAGCTACGGCCGCTCCCGAGTCGGCAGGGGCGACGAGATCATCCTCACGACGATGGAGCACCACTCCAACATCGTCCCCTGGCAGATCCTCGCCGAGGAGAAGGGAGCGCACCTGAGGATCGCTCCCGTCGACGATCGAGGCGAGCTGATCCTCGAAGATCTCGAAAAGCTTCTCGGCGAGCGGACCCGGATCGTCTCGATGGTCCACCTCTCCAACTCCCTGGGCACGGTGAACCCGGTCCGCGAGGTGATCCGGATGGCGCACGCGCGCGGCATTCCCGTCCTGCTCGACGGCGCCCAGGCGGCCGCCCATCTCCGAATCGACGTCCAGGAGCTGGACTGCGACTTCTATGCTCTTTCCAGCCACAAGATGTACGGTCCGACGGGGATCGGGATCCTGTACGGCAAGGAGAAGCTCCTGGAGGCGATGCCGCCGTACCAGTCGGGCGGCGACATGATCAGCTCCGTCAGCTTCGAAAAGACCCATTACAACCGCCTGCCCTTCAAGTTCGAAGCCGGAACGCCCAACATCGCCGGCGTGATCGGCCTTGGGGCCGCGATCGACTATCTGGAGGAGATTGGAATCGAAGCCGCGGCGGCCCATGAGAATGAGCTGCTCGCCTACGCGACCGAAGCGGTCTCGCAGATCCCCCGGGTCCGGATTGTCGGCACCGCGCCGGAGAAGGCCGGGATCCTCTCCTTCGTCATCGAGGGAGTGCACCCTCACGACATCGGGACGATCCTCGACGAGCAGGGGGTCGCGATTCGCGCCGGGCACCATTGCACCCAGCCGCTCATGGAGCGCTACGGGATCCCGGCGACGGCGCGCGCCTCCTTCGCGATGTACAACACTCGACAGGACGTCGACGCCCTCCTCGCCGGCATCCGGAAGGTCCTCGAGGTCTTCGGCTGA
- a CDS encoding SUF system NifU family Fe-S cluster assembly protein, translating to MSDLRDLYQEVILDHSRSPRNFRKIPSANHSAEGFNPLCGDRITVFLTLRNGKVEDVSFQGSGCAISTASASMMTEKLKGKTPEEAKAIFESFHSLITGRQDSSGADLGKLAVFSGVSEFPIRIKCAALAWHALKAALEGKEHTVSTE from the coding sequence ATGTCCGACCTCCGCGATCTCTACCAGGAGGTCATTCTCGACCACAGCAGGAGCCCCAGGAACTTCCGGAAGATTCCCTCGGCGAACCACAGCGCGGAAGGCTTCAACCCCCTGTGCGGCGACCGCATCACCGTGTTTCTTACCCTGCGCAACGGCAAGGTCGAGGACGTTTCCTTCCAGGGATCGGGATGCGCCATCTCCACCGCCTCGGCCTCGATGATGACCGAGAAGCTGAAGGGGAAGACCCCCGAGGAGGCGAAGGCGATCTTCGAGTCGTTCCACTCCCTCATCACGGGGAGGCAGGACTCTTCGGGGGCGGATCTGGGCAAGCTGGCGGTGTTCTCCGGAGTCTCGGAGTTCCCGATCCGGATCAAGTGCGCCGCGCTCGCCTGGCACGCCTTGAAAGCGGCGCTGGAAGGGAAGGAACACACCGTCTCGACGGAATAG
- a CDS encoding SUF system Fe-S cluster assembly protein: protein MTEPTGETAETKPEGSGTSVEDLEKKVVEVLKTCYDPEIPVNIYELGLIYKVDVNAPGSVDVRMTLTSPMCPVAGSLPPEVEAKIRNIPGVSSAKVEVVWDPPWTPEMMSQAAKLQLNMM, encoded by the coding sequence ATGACGGAGCCAACCGGAGAGACGGCGGAGACGAAGCCGGAGGGTTCTGGGACGAGCGTCGAGGATCTCGAGAAGAAGGTCGTCGAGGTTCTCAAGACCTGCTACGATCCTGAAATCCCCGTGAACATCTACGAGCTGGGACTGATCTACAAGGTCGACGTGAACGCTCCCGGGTCGGTCGACGTCCGCATGACCCTGACCTCCCCCATGTGCCCCGTCGCGGGATCCCTCCCCCCCGAAGTCGAAGCGAAGATCCGCAACATCCCGGGCGTCAGCTCGGCCAAGGTCGAGGTCGTCTGGGATCCCCCCTGGACTCCGGAGATGATGTCGCAGGCGGCGAAGCTCCAGCTCAACATGATGTAG
- a CDS encoding glycosyltransferase family 4 protein → MEPRRRIAYLLTAYPTITETFVEGEFRALAERGMAIDLYATRNFRELVGEDPDPDRGLSINRLPYFWSLEVWLASGAFLLLRPWRTVGTFLRVVAGNAASPHFLMQTVALFPKTLAFARRMERRGTAHVHGTWGHYPATCAYVAARLLKVPFSFTAHAGLDVYADQTFLKQKISSARFVLTCMDGNRRLLAELAPEASDRIHTVYHGVTLSAIPPAGTMPRAEPPEIVSAGRLVPEKGFVDLIAACGLLRRRGIVFRLRIFGDGPERSRLEDAIRSENLGDAVILEGFAPHRRILEAAARATVVALASFELPQKYLDGMANVLVEAMACGTAVVSTSYSGSRELLLDGKAGLLVPQREPARLAEALETLLTRPEVREELRRSGSRRALADFVRERNVGRIEALFQESLGG, encoded by the coding sequence ATGGAGCCGCGGCGGCGCATTGCCTACCTGCTCACCGCCTACCCCACGATCACCGAGACCTTCGTCGAGGGCGAGTTCCGGGCCCTGGCGGAGCGCGGGATGGCGATCGACCTGTACGCGACCCGGAACTTCCGGGAGCTGGTGGGCGAGGATCCGGATCCCGACCGCGGACTGAGCATCAACCGGCTTCCTTATTTCTGGAGCCTGGAGGTCTGGCTCGCGTCGGGAGCTTTTCTCCTTCTCCGTCCGTGGCGCACGGTGGGCACGTTCCTGCGAGTCGTGGCCGGCAACGCCGCGAGCCCGCACTTCCTCATGCAGACGGTCGCCCTCTTTCCGAAGACCCTGGCGTTCGCGCGGCGCATGGAGCGCCGGGGAACGGCCCACGTCCACGGCACCTGGGGCCATTATCCCGCCACCTGCGCCTACGTCGCCGCCCGCCTGCTGAAGGTGCCCTTCAGCTTCACGGCGCACGCCGGGCTCGACGTCTACGCCGATCAGACCTTCCTGAAACAGAAAATCAGCTCCGCCCGCTTCGTGCTCACCTGCATGGACGGCAACCGGCGCCTGCTGGCGGAGCTCGCTCCCGAGGCGTCGGATCGCATCCACACCGTCTACCATGGCGTGACGCTCTCGGCGATTCCTCCGGCCGGGACGATGCCGCGGGCCGAGCCGCCGGAGATCGTCTCGGCGGGACGGTTGGTGCCGGAAAAGGGGTTCGTCGATCTCATCGCCGCGTGCGGCCTCTTGCGCCGGCGAGGGATCGTCTTCCGGCTGCGGATCTTCGGCGACGGACCCGAGCGCTCCCGCCTCGAGGACGCGATCCGCAGCGAGAATCTGGGCGACGCCGTGATCCTCGAAGGATTCGCGCCGCATCGCCGCATCCTCGAAGCCGCCGCGCGCGCCACGGTCGTCGCCCTGGCTTCCTTCGAGCTGCCCCAGAAATACCTCGACGGGATGGCCAACGTCCTGGTGGAGGCCATGGCCTGCGGCACCGCGGTGGTCAGCACCTCCTATTCCGGCTCTCGCGAGCTGTTGCTGGACGGGAAGGCGGGCCTTCTGGTCCCGCAGCGCGAACCGGCGCGACTGGCGGAAGCGCTCGAGACGCTCCTGACCCGTCCCGAGGTCCGTGAGGAGCTCCGGAGAAGCGGAAGCCGGCGGGCCCTGGCCGATTTCGTGCGCGAGCGCAACGTCGGACGGATCGAGGCTCTCTTCCAGGAATCGCTGGGCGGGTGA